From one Anopheles bellator chromosome 1, idAnoBellAS_SP24_06.2, whole genome shotgun sequence genomic stretch:
- the LOC131216305 gene encoding uncharacterized protein LOC131216305 has product MASHVKSFSAVLLVALFVLSVVHVSRQASISLQVLSRAERSVANETFAMIDKKCESNSPCGWAIYTPYSRKIEKFVQNTCDCPKTQVCIRTDDDISTSTFVYRCRENDKKSTPES; this is encoded by the exons ATGGCCAGCCACGTAAAATCGTTCAGCGCCGTCCTGCTGGTGGCCCTGTTTGTGCTGAGCGTGGTGCACGTGTCCCGGCAAGCGTCCATTTCCCTGCAA GTCCTGTCACGGGCAGAGCGATCCGTTGCCAACGAAACGTTCGCTATGATCGACAAAAAGTGCGAAAGCAATTCACCGTGCGGTTGGGCCATCTACACGCCCTACTCCCGTAAGATAGAGAAATTCGTACAAAACAC TTGCGATTGTCCCAAAACGCAGGTGTGCATCCGAACGGACGACGACATCTCGACCAGCACCTTTGTGTACCGCTGtcgagaaaatgataaaaagtcGACCCCCGAGTCCTGA
- the LOC131207663 gene encoding protein HID1 isoform X4: MGNTDTKLNFRKAIVQLTSKSQPIDASDDAFWEQFWCEHNTPVQDVFALVPANEIRKVRDVMPSNLATLCYKATERMVRAVDNSCRTQAEQQTVLNCVRLLTRILPYIFEDAQWKDFFWSSLPSSSSAGGEKEDPASSPSIPLAQSLLNAICDLLFCPDFSVVGYRKSGPEKAEELNSIDSCEYIWEAGVGFAQSPPRNGNLDSRRTELLKLLLTCFSETMYRPPTASEEPNRWIVHFTSADNRHALPLFTSLLNTVCAYDPVGMGVPYNHLLFTDTLEPLVEVCLQILIVTLDHDITGNGPATGSQSSAYTHDDSTIADNLFINYLSRIHRDDDFQFILKGVTRLLNNPLVQSYLPNSTKRLHCHQELLVFFWKICDYNKKFLYFVLKSSDVLDILVPILYHLNDSRADQSRVGLMHIGVFILLLLSGERNFGVRLNKPYTATVPMDIPVFTGTHADLLITVFHKIIATGHQRLQPLFDCLLTILVNVSPYLKTLSMVASIKLLHLLEAFSTPWFLYSAPSNHHLVFFLLEIFNNIIQYQFDGNSNLVYTIIRKRQVFHALANLPTDAAGIARCLSNRKGGGAHGGRVSGSSHGAESMEGSHPAQEAEPGTLQATLLDTPDLAHITERESAHPTSPDSLARSVAQRGSIRVTPAPHGPQPKLWQPSPEWVQSWRSKLPLQTIMRLLQVLVPQVEKICIDKGLTDESEILKFLQHGTLVGLLPVPHPILIRKYQANGGTTAWFRTYMWGVIYLRNVDPAVWYDTEVKLFEIQRV, from the exons ATGGGAAACACGGACACGAAGCTAAACTTTCGCAAAGCCATCGTCCAGCTGACCAGCAAAAGTCAG CCGATCGATGCGAGCGATGACGCATTCTGGGAACAGTTTTGGTGCGAGCACAACACCCCGGTGCAGGACGTGTTCGCGCTGGTGCCGGCCAACGAGATACGCAAAGTGCGCGATGTGATGCCCTCGAACTTGGCCACGCTCTGCTACAAGGCGACCGAGCGGATGGTGCGGGCGGTGGACAACAGCTGCCGGACGCAGGCAGAACAGCAAACCGTGCTGAACTGTGTCCGGCTGTTGACCCGCATCCTGCCGTACATCTTCGAGGACGCCCAGTGGAAAGACTTTTTCTGGTCATCGTTaccttcgtcatcgtcggcgggGGGCGAGAAAGAGGACCCGGCGAGCTCTCCGTCGATACCGCTCGCCCAAAGCCTCCTGAACGCGATCTGCGATCTACTGTTCTGTCCCGACTTCAGCGTCGTGGGCTATCGGAAGTCGGGTCCCGAGAAGGCCGAGGAGCTGAACTCCATCGACAGCTGCGAGTACATCTGGGAGGCTGGCGTGGGCTTTGCGCAATCGCCACCGCGCAACGGGAACCTCGATTCGCGGCGCACCGAgttgctgaagctgctgctgacgtgTTTCAGCGAAACGATGTACCGTCCACCGACGGCCAGCGAAGAGCCCAACCGCTGGATCGTGCACTTTACCAGCGCGGACAATCGGCATGCGTTGCCCCTGTTCACCTCGCTGCTGAACACGGTCTGCGCCTACGACCCCGTCGGTATGGGCGTCCCGTACAACCATCTGCTGTTCACGGACACACTCGAACCGCTGGTCGAAGTTTGTCTGCAAATTCTGATCGTTACGCTTGATCACGATATCACGGGAAACGGCCCTGCGACCGGAAGTCAATCTTCTGCATACACGCACGACGATAGCACGATCGCGGACAATCTTTTCATCAACTATCTGTCACGGATCCACCGGGACGACGACTTTCAGTTCATCCTGAAGGGCGTAACGCGACTGCTGAACAATCCACTCGTGCAGAGCTATCTACCAAACTCCACCAAACGGCTCCACTGCCACCAGGAGCTGCTCGTATTCTTCTGGAAGATCTGCGATTACAACAAG AAATTCCTCTACTTTGTGCTGAAGAGCAGCGATGTGTTGGACATCCTTGTGCCGATACTATATCATCTGAACGATTCCCGGGCCGATCAGT CTCGCGTCGGGCTGATGCACATCGGCGTGTTCATTCTGTTGCTTCTCTCGGGTGAGCGTAACTTTGGCGTTCGGCTGAACAAACCCTACACGGCTACCGTACCAATGGACATCCCGGTCTTCACCGGGACCCACGCCGATCTGCTGATAACGGTTTTCCACAaaatcatcgccaccggacaCCAGCGGCTGCAACCGTTGTTCGACTGCCTGCTGACGATTCTGGTGAACGTTTCGCCGTATCTGAAAACCCTCTCGATGGTGGCCAGCATCAAGTTGCTTCACCTACTGGAAGCGTTCAGCACACCGTGGTTCCTCTACTCGGCCCCCTCCAACCACCATCTGGTGTTTTTCCTGCTCGAAATTTTTAACAACATCATCCAGTACCAGTTCGACGGGAACTCGAACCTCGTCTACACGATCATCCGGAAGCGGCAAGTCTTTCACGCGCTTGCCAACCTACCGACCGATGCGGCCGGAATTGCGCGCTGTCTGAGCAACCGCAAGGGTGGTGGAGCGCACGGCGGCCGAGTGAGTGGCTCTAGTCATGGGGCG GAATCGATGGAAGGTTCACATCCGGCCCAGGAAGCGGAACCGGGAACGCTGCAGGCGACACTACTCGATACGCCCGACTTGGCCCACATTACGGAGCGTGAATCGGCCCATCCCACTTCGCCCGATTCGCTCGCT CGATCGGTTGCCCAGCGGGGCAGCATCCGCGTGACGCCTGCGCCACACGGTCCGCAGCCCAAACTGTGGCAACCGAGCCCGGAGTGGGTGCAATCGTGGCGTTCCAAACTTCCGCTGCAGACCATCATGCGGCTGCTACAGGTGCTGGTGCCGCAGGTGGAGAAGATTTGCATCGACAAGGGCCTGACGGATGAGTCGGAGATACTGAAGTTTCTGCAGCACGGTACGCTGGTCGGCCTGCTACCAGTACCGCACCCGATACTGATCCGCAAATACCAGGCGAACGGAGGCACGACCGCCTGGTTCCGGACGTACATGTGGGGCGTGATCTATCTGCGCAACGTCGATCCGGCCGTCTGGTACGACACGGAGGTAAAACTATTCGAGATACAGCGCGTCTGA
- the LOC131207663 gene encoding protein HID1 isoform X1, with product MGNTDTKLNFRKAIVQLTSKSQPIDASDDAFWEQFWCEHNTPVQDVFALVPANEIRKVRDVMPSNLATLCYKATERMVRAVDNSCRTQAEQQTVLNCVRLLTRILPYIFEDAQWKDFFWSSLPSSSSAGGEKEDPASSPSIPLAQSLLNAICDLLFCPDFSVVGYRKSGPEKAEELNSIDSCEYIWEAGVGFAQSPPRNGNLDSRRTELLKLLLTCFSETMYRPPTASEEPNRWIVHFTSADNRHALPLFTSLLNTVCAYDPVGMGVPYNHLLFTDTLEPLVEVCLQILIVTLDHDITGNGPATGSQSSAYTHDDSTIADNLFINYLSRIHRDDDFQFILKGVTRLLNNPLVQSYLPNSTKRLHCHQELLVFFWKICDYNKKFLYFVLKSSDVLDILVPILYHLNDSRADQSRVGLMHIGVFILLLLSGERNFGVRLNKPYTATVPMDIPVFTGTHADLLITVFHKIIATGHQRLQPLFDCLLTILVNVSPYLKTLSMVASIKLLHLLEAFSTPWFLYSAPSNHHLVFFLLEIFNNIIQYQFDGNSNLVYTIIRKRQVFHALANLPTDAAGIARCLSNRKGGGAHGGRVSGSSHGAAAGARGGLVGSDDAATDYQQRKAALTGPGTESRQSVASTGGTGDDSEVEDINDRAGRMALRAEGGSSSGAPGADDDARSDIVEESMEGSHPAQEAEPGTLQATLLDTPDLAHITERESAHPTSPDSLAASPSPVSANGKLITSGDADDDEDCGTPTPVPTSGPEGGSPKSGGSPAKTPSPLKRSVAQRGSIRVTPAPHGPQPKLWQPSPEWVQSWRSKLPLQTIMRLLQVLVPQVEKICIDKGLTDESEILKFLQHGTLVGLLPVPHPILIRKYQANGGTTAWFRTYMWGVIYLRNVDPAVWYDTEVKLFEIQRV from the exons ATGGGAAACACGGACACGAAGCTAAACTTTCGCAAAGCCATCGTCCAGCTGACCAGCAAAAGTCAG CCGATCGATGCGAGCGATGACGCATTCTGGGAACAGTTTTGGTGCGAGCACAACACCCCGGTGCAGGACGTGTTCGCGCTGGTGCCGGCCAACGAGATACGCAAAGTGCGCGATGTGATGCCCTCGAACTTGGCCACGCTCTGCTACAAGGCGACCGAGCGGATGGTGCGGGCGGTGGACAACAGCTGCCGGACGCAGGCAGAACAGCAAACCGTGCTGAACTGTGTCCGGCTGTTGACCCGCATCCTGCCGTACATCTTCGAGGACGCCCAGTGGAAAGACTTTTTCTGGTCATCGTTaccttcgtcatcgtcggcgggGGGCGAGAAAGAGGACCCGGCGAGCTCTCCGTCGATACCGCTCGCCCAAAGCCTCCTGAACGCGATCTGCGATCTACTGTTCTGTCCCGACTTCAGCGTCGTGGGCTATCGGAAGTCGGGTCCCGAGAAGGCCGAGGAGCTGAACTCCATCGACAGCTGCGAGTACATCTGGGAGGCTGGCGTGGGCTTTGCGCAATCGCCACCGCGCAACGGGAACCTCGATTCGCGGCGCACCGAgttgctgaagctgctgctgacgtgTTTCAGCGAAACGATGTACCGTCCACCGACGGCCAGCGAAGAGCCCAACCGCTGGATCGTGCACTTTACCAGCGCGGACAATCGGCATGCGTTGCCCCTGTTCACCTCGCTGCTGAACACGGTCTGCGCCTACGACCCCGTCGGTATGGGCGTCCCGTACAACCATCTGCTGTTCACGGACACACTCGAACCGCTGGTCGAAGTTTGTCTGCAAATTCTGATCGTTACGCTTGATCACGATATCACGGGAAACGGCCCTGCGACCGGAAGTCAATCTTCTGCATACACGCACGACGATAGCACGATCGCGGACAATCTTTTCATCAACTATCTGTCACGGATCCACCGGGACGACGACTTTCAGTTCATCCTGAAGGGCGTAACGCGACTGCTGAACAATCCACTCGTGCAGAGCTATCTACCAAACTCCACCAAACGGCTCCACTGCCACCAGGAGCTGCTCGTATTCTTCTGGAAGATCTGCGATTACAACAAG AAATTCCTCTACTTTGTGCTGAAGAGCAGCGATGTGTTGGACATCCTTGTGCCGATACTATATCATCTGAACGATTCCCGGGCCGATCAGT CTCGCGTCGGGCTGATGCACATCGGCGTGTTCATTCTGTTGCTTCTCTCGGGTGAGCGTAACTTTGGCGTTCGGCTGAACAAACCCTACACGGCTACCGTACCAATGGACATCCCGGTCTTCACCGGGACCCACGCCGATCTGCTGATAACGGTTTTCCACAaaatcatcgccaccggacaCCAGCGGCTGCAACCGTTGTTCGACTGCCTGCTGACGATTCTGGTGAACGTTTCGCCGTATCTGAAAACCCTCTCGATGGTGGCCAGCATCAAGTTGCTTCACCTACTGGAAGCGTTCAGCACACCGTGGTTCCTCTACTCGGCCCCCTCCAACCACCATCTGGTGTTTTTCCTGCTCGAAATTTTTAACAACATCATCCAGTACCAGTTCGACGGGAACTCGAACCTCGTCTACACGATCATCCGGAAGCGGCAAGTCTTTCACGCGCTTGCCAACCTACCGACCGATGCGGCCGGAATTGCGCGCTGTCTGAGCAACCGCAAGGGTGGTGGAGCGCACGGCGGCCGAGTGAGTGGCTCTAGTCATGGGGCGGCGGCAGGAGCGCGTGGTGGTCTGGTCGGCAGTGACGATGCTGCTACCGATTACCAGCAGCGCAAGGCAGCACtaaccgggcccgggactgAATCACGCCAATCGGTGGCtagcaccggcggcaccggcgatgACAGTGAAGTGGAGGACATTAACGATCGGGCAGGACGGATGGCGCTGCGTGCTGAGGGCGGATCCTCATCCGGCGCCCCAggggccgatgatgatgcccgcAGTGACATCGTAGAGGAATCGATGGAAGGTTCACATCCGGCCCAGGAAGCGGAACCGGGAACGCTGCAGGCGACACTACTCGATACGCCCGACTTGGCCCACATTACGGAGCGTGAATCGGCCCATCCCACTTCGCCCGATTCGCTCGCTGCCAGTCCGTCGCCGGTTAGTGCCAACGGTAAGCTCATTACTTCCGGTgacgctgacgatgatgaggacTGTGGCACACCGACCCCGGTGCCGACATCAGGACCGGAGGGTGGCTCACCGAAGAGTGGTGGTTCTCCGGCCAAGACGCCATCGCCACTGAAGCGATCGGTTGCCCAGCGGGGCAGCATCCGCGTGACGCCTGCGCCACACGGTCCGCAGCCCAAACTGTGGCAACCGAGCCCGGAGTGGGTGCAATCGTGGCGTTCCAAACTTCCGCTGCAGACCATCATGCGGCTGCTACAGGTGCTGGTGCCGCAGGTGGAGAAGATTTGCATCGACAAGGGCCTGACGGATGAGTCGGAGATACTGAAGTTTCTGCAGCACGGTACGCTGGTCGGCCTGCTACCAGTACCGCACCCGATACTGATCCGCAAATACCAGGCGAACGGAGGCACGACCGCCTGGTTCCGGACGTACATGTGGGGCGTGATCTATCTGCGCAACGTCGATCCGGCCGTCTGGTACGACACGGAGGTAAAACTATTCGAGATACAGCGCGTCTGA
- the LOC131207663 gene encoding protein HID1 isoform X2, translating to MGNTDTKLNFRKAIVQLTSKSQPIDASDDAFWEQFWCEHNTPVQDVFALVPANEIRKVRDVMPSNLATLCYKATERMVRAVDNSCRTQAEQQTVLNCVRLLTRILPYIFEDAQWKDFFWSSLPSSSSAGGEKEDPASSPSIPLAQSLLNAICDLLFCPDFSVVGYRKSGPEKAEELNSIDSCEYIWEAGVGFAQSPPRNGNLDSRRTELLKLLLTCFSETMYRPPTASEEPNRWIVHFTSADNRHALPLFTSLLNTVCAYDPVGMGVPYNHLLFTDTLEPLVEVCLQILIVTLDHDITGNGPATGSQSSAYTHDDSTIADNLFINYLSRIHRDDDFQFILKGVTRLLNNPLVQSYLPNSTKRLHCHQELLVFFWKICDYNKKFLYFVLKSSDVLDILVPILYHLNDSRADQSRVGLMHIGVFILLLLSGERNFGVRLNKPYTATVPMDIPVFTGTHADLLITVFHKIIATGHQRLQPLFDCLLTILVNVSPYLKTLSMVASIKLLHLLEAFSTPWFLYSAPSNHHLVFFLLEIFNNIIQYQFDGNSNLVYTIIRKRQVFHALANLPTDAAGIARCLSNRKGGGAHGGRVSGSSHGAAAGARGGLVGSDDAATDYQQRKAALTGPGTESRQSVASTGGTGDDSEVEDINDRAGRMALRAEGGSSSGAPGADDDARSDIVEESMEGSHPAQEAEPGTLQATLLDTPDLAHITERESAHPTSPDSLAASPSPDCGTPTPVPTSGPEGGSPKSGGSPAKTPSPLKRSVAQRGSIRVTPAPHGPQPKLWQPSPEWVQSWRSKLPLQTIMRLLQVLVPQVEKICIDKGLTDESEILKFLQHGTLVGLLPVPHPILIRKYQANGGTTAWFRTYMWGVIYLRNVDPAVWYDTEVKLFEIQRV from the exons ATGGGAAACACGGACACGAAGCTAAACTTTCGCAAAGCCATCGTCCAGCTGACCAGCAAAAGTCAG CCGATCGATGCGAGCGATGACGCATTCTGGGAACAGTTTTGGTGCGAGCACAACACCCCGGTGCAGGACGTGTTCGCGCTGGTGCCGGCCAACGAGATACGCAAAGTGCGCGATGTGATGCCCTCGAACTTGGCCACGCTCTGCTACAAGGCGACCGAGCGGATGGTGCGGGCGGTGGACAACAGCTGCCGGACGCAGGCAGAACAGCAAACCGTGCTGAACTGTGTCCGGCTGTTGACCCGCATCCTGCCGTACATCTTCGAGGACGCCCAGTGGAAAGACTTTTTCTGGTCATCGTTaccttcgtcatcgtcggcgggGGGCGAGAAAGAGGACCCGGCGAGCTCTCCGTCGATACCGCTCGCCCAAAGCCTCCTGAACGCGATCTGCGATCTACTGTTCTGTCCCGACTTCAGCGTCGTGGGCTATCGGAAGTCGGGTCCCGAGAAGGCCGAGGAGCTGAACTCCATCGACAGCTGCGAGTACATCTGGGAGGCTGGCGTGGGCTTTGCGCAATCGCCACCGCGCAACGGGAACCTCGATTCGCGGCGCACCGAgttgctgaagctgctgctgacgtgTTTCAGCGAAACGATGTACCGTCCACCGACGGCCAGCGAAGAGCCCAACCGCTGGATCGTGCACTTTACCAGCGCGGACAATCGGCATGCGTTGCCCCTGTTCACCTCGCTGCTGAACACGGTCTGCGCCTACGACCCCGTCGGTATGGGCGTCCCGTACAACCATCTGCTGTTCACGGACACACTCGAACCGCTGGTCGAAGTTTGTCTGCAAATTCTGATCGTTACGCTTGATCACGATATCACGGGAAACGGCCCTGCGACCGGAAGTCAATCTTCTGCATACACGCACGACGATAGCACGATCGCGGACAATCTTTTCATCAACTATCTGTCACGGATCCACCGGGACGACGACTTTCAGTTCATCCTGAAGGGCGTAACGCGACTGCTGAACAATCCACTCGTGCAGAGCTATCTACCAAACTCCACCAAACGGCTCCACTGCCACCAGGAGCTGCTCGTATTCTTCTGGAAGATCTGCGATTACAACAAG AAATTCCTCTACTTTGTGCTGAAGAGCAGCGATGTGTTGGACATCCTTGTGCCGATACTATATCATCTGAACGATTCCCGGGCCGATCAGT CTCGCGTCGGGCTGATGCACATCGGCGTGTTCATTCTGTTGCTTCTCTCGGGTGAGCGTAACTTTGGCGTTCGGCTGAACAAACCCTACACGGCTACCGTACCAATGGACATCCCGGTCTTCACCGGGACCCACGCCGATCTGCTGATAACGGTTTTCCACAaaatcatcgccaccggacaCCAGCGGCTGCAACCGTTGTTCGACTGCCTGCTGACGATTCTGGTGAACGTTTCGCCGTATCTGAAAACCCTCTCGATGGTGGCCAGCATCAAGTTGCTTCACCTACTGGAAGCGTTCAGCACACCGTGGTTCCTCTACTCGGCCCCCTCCAACCACCATCTGGTGTTTTTCCTGCTCGAAATTTTTAACAACATCATCCAGTACCAGTTCGACGGGAACTCGAACCTCGTCTACACGATCATCCGGAAGCGGCAAGTCTTTCACGCGCTTGCCAACCTACCGACCGATGCGGCCGGAATTGCGCGCTGTCTGAGCAACCGCAAGGGTGGTGGAGCGCACGGCGGCCGAGTGAGTGGCTCTAGTCATGGGGCGGCGGCAGGAGCGCGTGGTGGTCTGGTCGGCAGTGACGATGCTGCTACCGATTACCAGCAGCGCAAGGCAGCACtaaccgggcccgggactgAATCACGCCAATCGGTGGCtagcaccggcggcaccggcgatgACAGTGAAGTGGAGGACATTAACGATCGGGCAGGACGGATGGCGCTGCGTGCTGAGGGCGGATCCTCATCCGGCGCCCCAggggccgatgatgatgcccgcAGTGACATCGTAGAGGAATCGATGGAAGGTTCACATCCGGCCCAGGAAGCGGAACCGGGAACGCTGCAGGCGACACTACTCGATACGCCCGACTTGGCCCACATTACGGAGCGTGAATCGGCCCATCCCACTTCGCCCGATTCGCTCGCTGCCAGTCCGTCGCCG gacTGTGGCACACCGACCCCGGTGCCGACATCAGGACCGGAGGGTGGCTCACCGAAGAGTGGTGGTTCTCCGGCCAAGACGCCATCGCCACTGAAGCGATCGGTTGCCCAGCGGGGCAGCATCCGCGTGACGCCTGCGCCACACGGTCCGCAGCCCAAACTGTGGCAACCGAGCCCGGAGTGGGTGCAATCGTGGCGTTCCAAACTTCCGCTGCAGACCATCATGCGGCTGCTACAGGTGCTGGTGCCGCAGGTGGAGAAGATTTGCATCGACAAGGGCCTGACGGATGAGTCGGAGATACTGAAGTTTCTGCAGCACGGTACGCTGGTCGGCCTGCTACCAGTACCGCACCCGATACTGATCCGCAAATACCAGGCGAACGGAGGCACGACCGCCTGGTTCCGGACGTACATGTGGGGCGTGATCTATCTGCGCAACGTCGATCCGGCCGTCTGGTACGACACGGAGGTAAAACTATTCGAGATACAGCGCGTCTGA
- the LOC131207663 gene encoding protein HID1 isoform X3 — protein MGNTDTKLNFRKAIVQLTSKSQPIDASDDAFWEQFWCEHNTPVQDVFALVPANEIRKVRDVMPSNLATLCYKATERMVRAVDNSCRTQAEQQTVLNCVRLLTRILPYIFEDAQWKDFFWSSLPSSSSAGGEKEDPASSPSIPLAQSLLNAICDLLFCPDFSVVGYRKSGPEKAEELNSIDSCEYIWEAGVGFAQSPPRNGNLDSRRTELLKLLLTCFSETMYRPPTASEEPNRWIVHFTSADNRHALPLFTSLLNTVCAYDPVGMGVPYNHLLFTDTLEPLVEVCLQILIVTLDHDITGNGPATGSQSSAYTHDDSTIADNLFINYLSRIHRDDDFQFILKGVTRLLNNPLVQSYLPNSTKRLHCHQELLVFFWKICDYNKKFLYFVLKSSDVLDILVPILYHLNDSRADQSRVGLMHIGVFILLLLSGERNFGVRLNKPYTATVPMDIPVFTGTHADLLITVFHKIIATGHQRLQPLFDCLLTILVNVSPYLKTLSMVASIKLLHLLEAFSTPWFLYSAPSNHHLVFFLLEIFNNIIQYQFDGNSNLVYTIIRKRQVFHALANLPTDAAGIARCLSNRKGGGAHGGRVSGSSHGAAAGARALTGPGTESRQSVASTGGTGDDSEVEDINDRAGRMALRAEGGSSSGAPGADDDARSDIVEESMEGSHPAQEAEPGTLQATLLDTPDLAHITERESAHPTSPDSLAASPSPVSANGKLITSGDADDDEDCGTPTPVPTSGPEGGSPKSGGSPAKTPSPLKRSVAQRGSIRVTPAPHGPQPKLWQPSPEWVQSWRSKLPLQTIMRLLQVLVPQVEKICIDKGLTDESEILKFLQHGTLVGLLPVPHPILIRKYQANGGTTAWFRTYMWGVIYLRNVDPAVWYDTEVKLFEIQRV, from the exons ATGGGAAACACGGACACGAAGCTAAACTTTCGCAAAGCCATCGTCCAGCTGACCAGCAAAAGTCAG CCGATCGATGCGAGCGATGACGCATTCTGGGAACAGTTTTGGTGCGAGCACAACACCCCGGTGCAGGACGTGTTCGCGCTGGTGCCGGCCAACGAGATACGCAAAGTGCGCGATGTGATGCCCTCGAACTTGGCCACGCTCTGCTACAAGGCGACCGAGCGGATGGTGCGGGCGGTGGACAACAGCTGCCGGACGCAGGCAGAACAGCAAACCGTGCTGAACTGTGTCCGGCTGTTGACCCGCATCCTGCCGTACATCTTCGAGGACGCCCAGTGGAAAGACTTTTTCTGGTCATCGTTaccttcgtcatcgtcggcgggGGGCGAGAAAGAGGACCCGGCGAGCTCTCCGTCGATACCGCTCGCCCAAAGCCTCCTGAACGCGATCTGCGATCTACTGTTCTGTCCCGACTTCAGCGTCGTGGGCTATCGGAAGTCGGGTCCCGAGAAGGCCGAGGAGCTGAACTCCATCGACAGCTGCGAGTACATCTGGGAGGCTGGCGTGGGCTTTGCGCAATCGCCACCGCGCAACGGGAACCTCGATTCGCGGCGCACCGAgttgctgaagctgctgctgacgtgTTTCAGCGAAACGATGTACCGTCCACCGACGGCCAGCGAAGAGCCCAACCGCTGGATCGTGCACTTTACCAGCGCGGACAATCGGCATGCGTTGCCCCTGTTCACCTCGCTGCTGAACACGGTCTGCGCCTACGACCCCGTCGGTATGGGCGTCCCGTACAACCATCTGCTGTTCACGGACACACTCGAACCGCTGGTCGAAGTTTGTCTGCAAATTCTGATCGTTACGCTTGATCACGATATCACGGGAAACGGCCCTGCGACCGGAAGTCAATCTTCTGCATACACGCACGACGATAGCACGATCGCGGACAATCTTTTCATCAACTATCTGTCACGGATCCACCGGGACGACGACTTTCAGTTCATCCTGAAGGGCGTAACGCGACTGCTGAACAATCCACTCGTGCAGAGCTATCTACCAAACTCCACCAAACGGCTCCACTGCCACCAGGAGCTGCTCGTATTCTTCTGGAAGATCTGCGATTACAACAAG AAATTCCTCTACTTTGTGCTGAAGAGCAGCGATGTGTTGGACATCCTTGTGCCGATACTATATCATCTGAACGATTCCCGGGCCGATCAGT CTCGCGTCGGGCTGATGCACATCGGCGTGTTCATTCTGTTGCTTCTCTCGGGTGAGCGTAACTTTGGCGTTCGGCTGAACAAACCCTACACGGCTACCGTACCAATGGACATCCCGGTCTTCACCGGGACCCACGCCGATCTGCTGATAACGGTTTTCCACAaaatcatcgccaccggacaCCAGCGGCTGCAACCGTTGTTCGACTGCCTGCTGACGATTCTGGTGAACGTTTCGCCGTATCTGAAAACCCTCTCGATGGTGGCCAGCATCAAGTTGCTTCACCTACTGGAAGCGTTCAGCACACCGTGGTTCCTCTACTCGGCCCCCTCCAACCACCATCTGGTGTTTTTCCTGCTCGAAATTTTTAACAACATCATCCAGTACCAGTTCGACGGGAACTCGAACCTCGTCTACACGATCATCCGGAAGCGGCAAGTCTTTCACGCGCTTGCCAACCTACCGACCGATGCGGCCGGAATTGCGCGCTGTCTGAGCAACCGCAAGGGTGGTGGAGCGCACGGCGGCCGAGTGAGTGGCTCTAGTCATGGGGCGGCGGCAGGAGCGCGTG CACtaaccgggcccgggactgAATCACGCCAATCGGTGGCtagcaccggcggcaccggcgatgACAGTGAAGTGGAGGACATTAACGATCGGGCAGGACGGATGGCGCTGCGTGCTGAGGGCGGATCCTCATCCGGCGCCCCAggggccgatgatgatgcccgcAGTGACATCGTAGAGGAATCGATGGAAGGTTCACATCCGGCCCAGGAAGCGGAACCGGGAACGCTGCAGGCGACACTACTCGATACGCCCGACTTGGCCCACATTACGGAGCGTGAATCGGCCCATCCCACTTCGCCCGATTCGCTCGCTGCCAGTCCGTCGCCGGTTAGTGCCAACGGTAAGCTCATTACTTCCGGTgacgctgacgatgatgaggacTGTGGCACACCGACCCCGGTGCCGACATCAGGACCGGAGGGTGGCTCACCGAAGAGTGGTGGTTCTCCGGCCAAGACGCCATCGCCACTGAAGCGATCGGTTGCCCAGCGGGGCAGCATCCGCGTGACGCCTGCGCCACACGGTCCGCAGCCCAAACTGTGGCAACCGAGCCCGGAGTGGGTGCAATCGTGGCGTTCCAAACTTCCGCTGCAGACCATCATGCGGCTGCTACAGGTGCTGGTGCCGCAGGTGGAGAAGATTTGCATCGACAAGGGCCTGACGGATGAGTCGGAGATACTGAAGTTTCTGCAGCACGGTACGCTGGTCGGCCTGCTACCAGTACCGCACCCGATACTGATCCGCAAATACCAGGCGAACGGAGGCACGACCGCCTGGTTCCGGACGTACATGTGGGGCGTGATCTATCTGCGCAACGTCGATCCGGCCGTCTGGTACGACACGGAGGTAAAACTATTCGAGATACAGCGCGTCTGA